CCATCGCCGCCCAGCGGATCTTCAACCGGGGATGGACCGCCGCGTCCGCGCCTCCGCCGCCGAACCAACGCCTCATCCCCGGCGATCACCGGGTCACCGTGGAATGGGATGATTTCTCCGAACTGACGCCGGATCCGCTCAGCGGCAAATTCGACTTCCAGGGCTACCAGGTCTGGAAGGCCGAAGGTTGGCGGCGCGAATCCGCCGAGCCGCAGGACGACCAGTGGTTCCTTCTGATGGATATCGACCGGAGCGATCTCTCCAACTACGACACCGGCGGACAGGGGGTCGGCAAGTACCGTTTCGTGGACACGGACGTGAAGAACGGCTTCGCCTACTGGTACGCGATCACGGCCTACGACAAGGGAGACCCGGAGGAGGGGATCGAGGCCGAATACGGAAAGTTCTCCCAGGCCAAAAACCTGGTCTTCCCCCGCTTCAACCCGACCCGGTCCCTGGACGACGCGGTGGACGTCTACGAAGTGGACGGGAGCGGCGAGGTTACGAAACGGAGAACGCGCACCGACGTGAACGATGTGCATGTGGTTCCGAACCCGTACAAGGAACGCGCCGCGTGGGACGAGGAGACTTCGAACCTGAACGCCACGGGACGGAAGATCTACTTCGTGAATCTCCCCGAGCGCGCCACCATCACCATCTACACGATGGCCGGGGACCTTGTACAGACCGTCTATCACGATTACAATGACAATCCCGAAGAGGACTTCACCTACTGGAATCTGGTTTCCCGGAACAACCAGGAGGTGGTGAGCGGGGTGTACATCTACCACATCGATTCCGATGTGGGCGAGAAAGTCGGGCGGTTCGTGATCATCCGCTAGACGATCGGGAAGGAAGCGTTCCGTTGCATACGATTGGTCAACATATAAGGGAAGGAAGGGAGGAGCGAACCTTGATGCGGAAAGCCCTCGCAGGTCTGCTGCTCGGCCTGCTACTTCTGCATGCTCCGGCTGAAGGAAGCGAGATTTTCGAGAAGGTCGGAACAGTGGGCGCCCAGTTTCTCAAGCTCGGCGTCGGTGGGCGGGGTGTCGCCATGGGTGAGGCCTTCGTCGCCGTCGCCGACGATGCTTCCGCGCTGTACTGGAATCCCGCCGGGATCGCCATGCTCGAGGGAAAGAGCCACGTCTTCCTCTCCCACTCCACCTGGCCCGCCGACATAGGCCACGAGTTCGCCGGCTATGTGTTCACCTACGGCGGTATTCCGGGGGTGTTGGGCGTCAGCCTGAACGTGCTCCAGATGGACCCGATGATCCGGACCACCGAATTCCATCCGGATGGGATCAACAGGGCCGGATCGGACGAACTCGAGCAATTCGACGCCGGCGATATGGCGATCGGCGTGAGTTACGCTCAGTTCCTGACGGACAAGTTTTCCTTCGGCGGCACGGCCAAGTGGATCCACCAGGGGTTGGAGGACGAGTTCGCCGAAGGGATGAACTTCGACTTCGGCACCCTGTACAACACCGGCTGGCGCACCGTCACCATCGGTATGACGATCCAGAACTTCGGGCAGGAGATGACCTTCATCGATCAGGAGTTCGCGGCGCCCACGACCTTCAAGGTAGGCGTGGGAATGCACGCGTACAAG
The genomic region above belongs to Candidatus Eisenbacteria bacterium and contains:
- a CDS encoding PorV/PorQ family protein; this translates as MMRKALAGLLLGLLLLHAPAEGSEIFEKVGTVGAQFLKLGVGGRGVAMGEAFVAVADDASALYWNPAGIAMLEGKSHVFLSHSTWPADIGHEFAGYVFTYGGIPGVLGVSLNVLQMDPMIRTTEFHPDGINRAGSDELEQFDAGDMAIGVSYAQFLTDKFSFGGTAKWIHQGLEDEFAEGMNFDFGTLYNTGWRTVTIGMTIQNFGQEMTFIDQEFAAPTTFKVGVGMHAYKSERHDVLASAEFNHPSDNAERANMGAEYVYAPMERIQLALRGGYMFNRDTQSYAFGFGVHFPTSANAMANVNYSFSDLDVLGSAHQVSVVLSY